Part of the Wolbachia endosymbiont of Ctenocephalides felis wCfeJ genome, TTTATATCAGATATTGATAATGCTTTAGGCAAAGTTTTTCTTTGAATCGGCCTTGATAGGGAAAATACAGCCTCATTGTTTATTTCATAATTGTTTTTTATATACCTGAAAAAATTTCTGATTACTGACAATGCACGAGTGTTAGATCTCGCATTCACGCCTCTCGCATAACGAAAGCTCAGCCAACTTCTGAGTTCAGGTACGCTCAATTTTTCTAAAGAGTCAACATTTACTTCTCCACCAATATGAGTACCGAGGAAATTTATAAAATCTTTCAAATCCCTCATGTATGATTCTAAAGTGTTAGGTGAGTAAGACCTATTGCACCTCAGCCACTCATGCCAATTTTCGATGATCGAACTGAGGTTATTTTTTGAAGAAGGCATCGATACATGCGTCGCGGAAAGCTTCGTTTATATCAGGGTGAGAGTGACAAATTCTGTATATATCCTCTGCTGCTGCGCCGTATGCCATTGCAACTGCTGCTTCGTTAATGAGTGTGTCAGCATATGCTCCGATGATATGTACACCCAGTATTGTATCTGTAGCGCTGCAAGTTAGTACTTTCACGAATCCTTCGGCATCATCGGTGATTTTTGCTCTGCCATTTGCGGCAAATTGACATTTGCCAACTTTATATTTTCGACCAGTACTTTTCAGCTCTTCTTCGGTTTTACCAATTGAAGAAACCGCAGAGTGAGTGTAAATAACAGATGGTATGATCCCATAGTCAACATGAGGTGACTGCTTTGCTATTATCTCTGCAACTGCCACTCCTTCCTCCTCTGCTTTATGAGCAAGCATTGCTCCACCAATCACGTCACCAATAGCAAATATTCCTTTCACATTAGTTTCATATCCGCTGTTAACTTGAATGAAACCACGATTATCCTTCTCCACCTTCTCATCAATACCAAGACCCTCGGTGCATGGTTTGCGACCTACTGCAATGAGCACCTTGTTTGCCTCTATAGTGTTTATTTGGCTATCTTGAGTAGAGCAAACTTTTATACTGAGAGAATTACTATTTTGTTTTATCTCCTCAACTTTAGCGCTGAGTAAGAATTTTATTCCTTGTTTTTGCAGACTAGAAAGTAGAGACTTACTGAGTTCTCTATCCATTGCTGGAGCAACTCTATCAAGAAACTCAACCACAGTAACCTCAGATCCTAGTCTACTCCATACAGAGGACATTTCAAGTCCTATTGCTCCCGCTCCAATCACAACAAGAGTTTTTGGTACTTCAGTTAAAGATAATGCTCCGGCGGAAGAAATGATGTTTTTCTCGTCAATATTAATTCCTGGCAGAGAACTAACATCAGAACCGGTTGCAATTACTAT contains:
- the lpdA gene encoding dihydrolipoyl dehydrogenase → MTDYDLIVIGGGPGGYKCAITAAKLGLKVACVDKNSIFGGTCLRVGCIPSKALLHSSYQYVHTKNDLSKLGIKVKDVSFDLKEMLKYKDARVQELGKGIEYLFSLHKITKINGLGKITAFDRDNLGVSVEGKMLKTKNIVIATGSDVSSLPGINIDEKNIISSAGALSLTEVPKTLVVIGAGAIGLEMSSVWSRLGSEVTVVEFLDRVAPAMDRELSKSLLSSLQKQGIKFLLSAKVEEIKQNSNSLSIKVCSTQDSQINTIEANKVLIAVGRKPCTEGLGIDEKVEKDNRGFIQVNSGYETNVKGIFAIGDVIGGAMLAHKAEEEGVAVAEIIAKQSPHVDYGIIPSVIYTHSAVSSIGKTEEELKSTGRKYKVGKCQFAANGRAKITDDAEGFVKVLTCSATDTILGVHIIGAYADTLINEAAVAMAYGAAAEDIYRICHSHPDINEAFRDACIDAFFKK